From Carettochelys insculpta isolate YL-2023 chromosome 22, ASM3395843v1, whole genome shotgun sequence, one genomic window encodes:
- the LOC142024920 gene encoding uncharacterized protein LOC142024920 yields the protein MGRIGMFLVLFSLVHPAGFLDGTLAREPCPNVPVVVPTGGSVNRSILNTTNISRTSFKVQKYNTSTASWEDVIFSWVQGSYKSLSSFKDDLTFKDGYFVVQNVSLETDGHYRIVGTLNNQCVAIINLTVLDTRSLLPLVSGITTVTEEPRNVTKGEEPGSRIFLWLLAAGVGVLGTVLAILCTYGLMRVRKKASSHLEGLCNKLPHFLRYAANPQQPGSAPAPQESNELTSANVRDGDPAQGAGKRYRDSALEIDEEDLLLVDREPTREPRERGSLARDVRLTRGTGLRGKDPLAGNTGLAQGSGLGGKDSLAGDMGFALFDDH from the exons ATGGGGCGGATCGGCATGTTCTTGGTGCTCTTCAGTCTAGTCCACCCGGCTGGGTTTTTGGATGGCACTTTAG CTCGTGAGCCCTGTCCAAATGTTCCCGTGGTCGTGCCCACAGGTGGCTCTGTGAACAGGTCCATCCTGAATACCACCAACATCTCCAGGACCTCTTTCAAAGTGCAAAAATATAACACCTCAACTGCATCATGGGAAGATGTCATTTTCTCCTGGGTTCAAGGCTCCTACAAGTCGCTCAGCTCCTTCAAGGATGATCTCACCTTTAAGGATGGCTACTTCGTGGTGCAGAACGTGAGCCTAGAGACAGACGGACATTACAGGATTGTAGGCACCCTGAACAACCAGTGTGTGGCCATCATCAACTTGACTGTGCTGG ATACCAGATCCCTCCTCCCGCTGGTGTCGGGGATCACCACTGTGACAGAGGAACCTCGCAATGTGACCAAAGGAGAGG agCCTGGCTCCAGGATTTTtctctggctgcttgcagcaggggtgggagtgcTGGGAACGGTGCTAGCCATCCTATGCACGTATGGACTTATGAGAGTGAGAAAAAAAGCATCCAGCCACTTGGAAGGTCTCTGCAACAAGCTGCCTCATTTCCTTCGGTACGCTGCTAacccccagcagcctggcagcgCTCCGGCTCCCCAGGAAAGCAATGAGCTCACCTCAGCGAATGtgagggacggagacccagcccAGGGAGCCGGAAAGAGATATCGAGACTCAGCTCTGGAAATTGACGAGGAAGATTTGCTACTGGTGGACAGAGAGCCAACCCGGGAACCAAGAGAAAGGGGCTCGTTAGCTAGGGACGTGAGGTTAACTCGGGGAACTGGGCTGAGAGGGAAGGACCCCTTAGCTGGGAACACAGGATTAGCTCAGGGAAGTGGACTAGGAGGGAAGGACTCATTAGCTGGGGACATGGGGTTTGCCTTGTTCGATGACCATTAA